One window of Desulfurobacteriaceae bacterium genomic DNA carries:
- the rlmN gene encoding 23S rRNA (adenine(2503)-C(2))-methyltransferase RlmN: MIRIKDLTFKELQDFVVDLGLERYRAKQIAQWLYKKRVKSFEDMTNISKGARKLLSEKAKIDVLKLVKVEESADGTKKYLFELEDGNRIESVFIPEKDWNTLCVSTQVGCPVGCSFCLTAKDGFTRNLLPSEIVDQYIHVQRDVGENKRISNVVFMGMGEPFLNFDNVKKAVEIMTHKNMLDLSTRKITISTVGIVPGIDRMAKELNKVKLAVSLHATTDDVREKLVPLNKKYPISEIMKALKRYPADNVRRIMIEYVMLKGVNDTVEDAKRLVKLIKGLPVKVNLISFNPYPGSPYEPSSRKQIEKFQKVLWDYNIAAFIRDSRGQDISAACGMLRTKEKLCSCC; this comes from the coding sequence GTGATAAGGATAAAGGACTTAACCTTTAAAGAACTTCAAGATTTTGTGGTAGATCTTGGGCTTGAAAGGTATAGAGCTAAACAAATTGCTCAGTGGCTCTATAAGAAAAGAGTAAAAAGCTTTGAAGATATGACCAATATATCAAAAGGGGCTAGGAAACTTCTTTCTGAAAAGGCAAAGATAGATGTTTTAAAACTAGTTAAGGTTGAAGAATCTGCTGATGGAACTAAAAAATATCTTTTTGAACTTGAAGATGGAAACAGAATAGAATCGGTCTTTATTCCTGAAAAGGATTGGAATACTCTTTGTGTATCTACGCAAGTTGGATGTCCTGTTGGATGTAGTTTTTGCCTTACTGCAAAGGACGGTTTTACAAGAAATCTTTTGCCTTCAGAAATTGTTGACCAGTACATTCACGTTCAAAGGGATGTTGGAGAGAATAAAAGGATTTCCAACGTAGTATTTATGGGAATGGGAGAGCCTTTCTTAAACTTTGACAACGTTAAAAAAGCAGTAGAGATAATGACACACAAAAATATGTTAGACCTCTCAACGAGAAAAATAACAATTTCAACTGTTGGAATTGTCCCCGGAATAGACAGAATGGCTAAAGAACTAAATAAAGTGAAACTTGCAGTGTCCCTTCACGCAACAACAGATGATGTAAGGGAAAAACTTGTTCCACTTAACAAAAAATACCCTATTTCCGAGATAATGAAAGCCTTAAAACGTTATCCTGCAGATAATGTAAGAAGAATAATGATTGAATATGTAATGCTTAAAGGAGTAAACGATACAGTTGAAGACGCCAAGAGGCTTGTAAAACTAATTAAAGGATTACCTGTTAAGGTTAACTTAATTTCGTTTAATCCCTATCCAGGAAGTCCTTATGAACCTTCAAGTAGAAAGCAGATAGAAAAGTTTCAAAAAGTTTTGTGGGACTATAACATTGCAGCTTTTATTAGAGATTCAAGAGGGCAAGATATTTCAGCAGCTTGTGGAATGCTTAGAACTAAAGAAAAACTTTGTTCGTGTTGTTAA
- the gltA gene encoding NADPH-dependent glutamate synthase — translation MKKKLDRWMDRMPVPILPPDVRKRVFNEYTLGYGHTAAKDESLRCLLCKTPTCLDSCPVQSKIPNWIETIQKENVFEGYKILRERNPFSSVCGRVCPQEWLCESTCILQRKENGESVAIGELERFIADSVRMSGIEWKEEKLPDTGKKVAIIGGGPAGLSAAYFLAKKGHRVTIFEALPYLGGVMRYGIPEPRLTREALDWDINLILNLGVEVKTNTVVGEDITLDQIRQEYDAVFIAVGSGRGKKMNIPGVDLKGSYSAVGFLMKVNTGEIHPLLAPDKDVEIPTGKKVVVVGGGFTAVDCALVSVRLDNEVHVVYRRTKDTSSARADEWECLEEEGVKMHWLTQPIEVLGNDDGEVVGLKCVKMKLVHVEGSKRPKVEPIPDSEHVIPCDVVIFAVGQGDNPVAYKDVEGLNIDKWNNLSTVDEEFRTNIEGIWAGGDVVNGGDLVVTAIKHGRVAAESIHKYLTTGKWEYKGKEE, via the coding sequence ATGAAGAAAAAGCTTGACAGATGGATGGATAGAATGCCTGTGCCTATACTTCCTCCAGATGTAAGAAAAAGAGTTTTCAACGAGTATACTCTTGGTTATGGTCATACAGCAGCTAAAGATGAGTCTTTAAGATGTTTACTTTGTAAGACACCTACCTGTTTAGATTCCTGCCCTGTTCAAAGTAAAATTCCTAACTGGATAGAAACAATTCAAAAAGAAAACGTTTTTGAAGGATACAAAATTTTAAGAGAAAGAAACCCGTTTAGTTCTGTATGTGGAAGGGTTTGTCCTCAAGAGTGGCTCTGCGAAAGCACATGTATTTTACAAAGAAAAGAAAATGGAGAATCTGTTGCCATCGGAGAGCTTGAAAGGTTCATTGCAGACTCAGTAAGAATGTCAGGTATTGAGTGGAAGGAAGAAAAGCTTCCAGATACAGGAAAGAAGGTTGCAATCATTGGTGGTGGCCCAGCTGGACTCTCTGCTGCATACTTCCTAGCTAAGAAAGGACACAGAGTAACGATTTTCGAAGCTCTTCCATACCTTGGCGGCGTAATGAGATACGGAATTCCTGAGCCAAGACTTACAAGAGAAGCTCTTGATTGGGACATCAATCTTATACTAAATCTTGGCGTTGAAGTTAAAACAAATACGGTTGTCGGAGAAGACATTACACTTGACCAGATAAGACAAGAGTATGACGCTGTGTTTATTGCTGTTGGTTCCGGTAGAGGAAAGAAAATGAATATTCCCGGCGTTGATCTTAAGGGATCTTACTCTGCAGTTGGATTCCTAATGAAGGTAAATACAGGAGAAATCCATCCTCTCCTTGCTCCAGACAAGGACGTTGAAATCCCAACAGGAAAGAAAGTGGTTGTTGTTGGTGGTGGATTCACAGCTGTTGACTGTGCTTTAGTATCTGTAAGACTTGATAATGAGGTTCACGTTGTTTACAGAAGAACAAAAGATACTTCCTCTGCTAGAGCGGACGAGTGGGAATGCCTAGAAGAAGAAGGCGTAAAGATGCACTGGCTTACACAGCCAATTGAAGTTCTTGGAAACGATGATGGAGAAGTGGTAGGTCTTAAGTGCGTTAAGATGAAACTTGTTCACGTTGAAGGTAGCAAGAGACCAAAAGTAGAACCTATCCCTGATTCAGAACATGTAATACCTTGTGATGTTGTAATCTTCGCAGTTGGACAGGGAGACAACCCTGTAGCCTACAAGGACGTAGAAGGATTAAACATTGATAAGTGGAACAACCTCTCTACTGTAGATGAAGAGTTCAGAACAAACATTGAAGGAATTTGGGCTGGTGGTGACGTTGTAAACGGTGGAGACCTTGTTGTTACAGCTATCAAACACGGAAGAGTAGCTGCTGAATCCATTCACAAGTACTTAACAACTGGAAAGTGGGAATATAAAGGAAAAGAAGAGTAA
- the cobC gene encoding alpha-ribazole phosphatase, translating to MPKIILVRHGKTVWNAEGRYQGKMDIPLNEEGKEQAKRVGEALKSFPVKAVYSSPLSRCKDTALEIAKHHNIPVIEREGFKEIDHGEWEGMLASEVEEKYPELLKLWREKPAEVKMPGEGGETLKDVYDRAVKAFEEIVSEHGEDDLIVIVGHDATNKVLMCYLLGVDLNKFWAFKQANCGITVLEYDPKT from the coding sequence ATGCCAAAGATTATCCTTGTAAGACACGGAAAGACCGTATGGAATGCAGAAGGTAGGTATCAAGGAAAGATGGATATTCCTCTTAACGAAGAAGGAAAAGAACAGGCTAAAAGAGTTGGAGAAGCTCTCAAAAGTTTTCCAGTGAAGGCTGTTTACTCAAGTCCTCTCTCAAGGTGTAAGGATACAGCTTTAGAAATTGCTAAACACCATAACATTCCTGTAATTGAGAGAGAAGGATTTAAGGAGATTGACCACGGTGAGTGGGAAGGTATGCTTGCAAGTGAAGTTGAAGAAAAGTATCCAGAACTTTTAAAACTCTGGAGAGAAAAACCGGCAGAAGTTAAGATGCCAGGTGAAGGTGGAGAGACACTTAAAGATGTTTACGATAGAGCAGTTAAGGCTTTTGAAGAAATTGTTTCTGAACATGGAGAGGATGACCTTATAGTAATAGTTGGACATGACGCTACAAACAAGGTTTTAATGTGTTATCTTCTTGGGGTTGATCTCAATAAGTTCTGGGCTTTTAAGCAGGCAAATTGCGGAATTACAGTTCTTGAATACGACCCAAAAACAAA
- the tpx gene encoding thiol peroxidase, with the protein MAETVTLKGNPVVLAGPTLNVGDEAPVACVVKKDLSEKAIGGKKDKVQLIITVPSLDTPVCEMETQKFNNLLKDFENVDVTVVSMDLPFAEKRFCESFNVENIDVASDFRYRDMEKFGVLIAEGALKGLLARAIFIVDKDGKIAYKQLVPEITQEPNYDEVLEALKKIV; encoded by the coding sequence ATGGCAGAAACAGTTACACTTAAAGGAAATCCTGTTGTTTTGGCGGGACCAACTCTTAACGTTGGAGACGAAGCTCCTGTTGCTTGCGTTGTAAAGAAAGACCTTTCTGAAAAGGCTATTGGTGGAAAGAAAGACAAAGTTCAACTAATTATCACAGTTCCTTCTCTTGACACTCCTGTTTGTGAGATGGAGACTCAAAAGTTTAACAACCTTCTTAAAGACTTTGAAAATGTTGATGTTACAGTAGTTTCTATGGATCTACCATTTGCAGAGAAAAGATTCTGTGAAAGCTTTAACGTCGAAAACATTGATGTAGCTTCTGACTTCAGATACAGAGATATGGAAAAGTTTGGAGTTCTTATTGCTGAAGGTGCTTTAAAAGGACTTCTTGCAAGAGCTATTTTCATCGTTGATAAGGACGGAAAAATCGCTTACAAGCAACTTGTTCCTGAAATTACACAAGAACCAAACTATGATGAAGTTCTCGAAGCACTAAAGAAAATAGTATAA
- a CDS encoding P-loop NTPase, producing VWRGPLKHQAIKQFLAEIDWGELDYLIVDLPPGTGDEALSVAELIKGMDGFVIVTTPQEVSLLDTKKSISFAKMMNVPVLGIVENMSGLICPHCGKEIEVFKKGGGENAAKELGIPFLGRIPIEPVVAEAGDKGVPIVISQPESVSARSFKEIVDKLLEEVENNNG from the coding sequence GTATGGAGAGGACCTTTAAAGCATCAAGCAATAAAACAGTTTTTGGCTGAGATTGACTGGGGAGAGCTTGATTACCTCATTGTTGACCTTCCACCTGGAACAGGAGACGAAGCTTTAAGCGTTGCTGAGCTTATCAAGGGAATGGACGGCTTCGTTATTGTTACAACTCCACAGGAAGTATCTCTACTTGATACCAAGAAATCCATTAGTTTTGCAAAAATGATGAATGTTCCAGTTTTAGGAATTGTGGAGAACATGAGCGGTCTTATCTGTCCTCACTGTGGAAAAGAAATAGAAGTATTCAAAAAAGGTGGTGGAGAAAATGCCGCAAAAGAGTTAGGAATTCCGTTCCTTGGTAGAATTCCTATAGAGCCTGTTGTTGCTGAAGCTGGAGACAAAGGAGTTCCAATAGTAATTTCTCAGCCTGAAAGTGTATCTGCCAGAAGTTTTAAGGAAATCGTTGATAAACTTTTAGAGGAAGTAGAGAATAATAATGGATAG
- the sfsA gene encoding DNA/RNA nuclease SfsA produces MEKILNVKELLGDFSRGLFVERPNRFVGLVSVKGKIFKAHISDTGRLKELLIPETPVILANNERGKLDYKLVAVLNDGTWVFLNTSLHSKIAQKVIEKGLLGFIPEEIKREVKWRNSRIDFLVDGKFYIEVKGCNLEKRNICLFPDAPTARGRKHLEDLIELREKGFETAVLFLVFRKCECFKPHEVQDPKFAKTFKLALEKGVKFYAFKLSFCPESGWIYFEKEIALC; encoded by the coding sequence ATGGAAAAGATACTAAACGTTAAGGAGCTCCTGGGAGATTTCTCTCGGGGGCTTTTTGTTGAAAGACCAAACAGATTTGTTGGTCTTGTTTCAGTTAAAGGGAAAATCTTTAAAGCGCACATTTCAGATACAGGTAGGTTAAAAGAGCTTTTAATTCCAGAAACTCCCGTTATTCTCGCAAATAACGAAAGAGGGAAGCTTGACTATAAACTTGTTGCTGTTTTAAACGATGGAACTTGGGTTTTCTTAAATACTTCCTTACACTCGAAAATAGCTCAAAAAGTAATCGAGAAGGGTCTTTTGGGATTTATTCCTGAGGAGATTAAGAGAGAAGTAAAGTGGAGAAACAGCCGAATCGATTTTTTAGTAGATGGAAAATTCTACATTGAAGTGAAAGGATGTAACCTAGAAAAAAGGAACATTTGCCTTTTTCCCGATGCTCCGACAGCTAGAGGAAGAAAACATCTTGAAGATTTAATAGAACTAAGAGAAAAAGGATTTGAGACCGCAGTTTTATTTCTAGTTTTTAGAAAGTGTGAATGTTTTAAGCCCCATGAAGTTCAAGATCCAAAATTTGCAAAAACTTTTAAACTGGCACTGGAAAAAGGTGTGAAGTTTTACGCCTTTAAACTCTCTTTTTGTCCTGAAAGTGGATGGATATACTTTGAAAAGGAGATAGCACTTTGTTAA
- a CDS encoding thioredoxin encodes MDRRKLLAGAFMLLSLLLIGIGVYREELIEIWNNGKLLCLTCIGIK; translated from the coding sequence ATGGATAGAAGGAAACTTCTAGCAGGAGCTTTCATGCTCCTGTCCTTACTTCTAATCGGCATAGGAGTTTACAGGGAGGAACTTATAGAAATCTGGAATAACGGAAAACTTCTATGTCTTACGTGTATAGGAATTAAGTGA
- a CDS encoding 4Fe-4S binding protein: MLKVSFFKNRRLYQALTGLFSNLAIFNFFTSRLYTGKLKSIPFPIMNCYACPASVYSCPIGTLSHFFVVSKIPLLTIGIIAGVSATFGRWICGWVCPFGLVQDLLFKIPSMKFELPGFFVYLKYVMLAFGVILLPFLFKEPYFCMVCPTGTLEAGIYWVAISSMILNMAGAFFLFKLSLGVLFLYGSVFIKRPFCRYVCPLGAVFSIFNKLSIVDFKVEKEKCIECNLCQKSCPVDYKIYEDPNSPACLRCLNCVRVCSVVKINYPTVKLPKSSETYHN, translated from the coding sequence ATGTTAAAGGTTTCTTTCTTTAAGAATAGAAGACTTTACCAAGCTCTTACAGGGCTTTTCTCAAACCTTGCTATTTTCAACTTTTTTACTTCTCGTCTATACACTGGCAAACTAAAGAGTATACCTTTTCCCATAATGAACTGTTATGCCTGTCCAGCCTCTGTCTATTCATGCCCAATAGGAACGCTTTCTCACTTCTTTGTTGTTTCAAAAATTCCCCTTTTAACTATCGGAATAATAGCTGGCGTTTCGGCAACATTTGGTAGATGGATCTGCGGGTGGGTATGTCCTTTTGGATTAGTGCAAGATCTTCTCTTTAAGATCCCTTCCATGAAGTTTGAACTTCCAGGGTTTTTTGTTTACCTAAAATATGTCATGTTAGCTTTTGGAGTAATTCTTCTTCCTTTCTTATTCAAAGAGCCGTACTTTTGTATGGTCTGTCCAACAGGAACTTTAGAAGCTGGTATCTACTGGGTAGCTATAAGTTCAATGATCTTGAACATGGCAGGGGCTTTTTTCCTGTTTAAACTTTCTTTAGGAGTTTTATTTCTGTACGGTTCAGTTTTTATAAAAAGACCTTTCTGTAGATATGTATGTCCACTTGGAGCTGTTTTTTCAATATTCAACAAACTTTCTATCGTTGACTTTAAGGTAGAGAAAGAAAAATGTATAGAGTGTAATCTTTGCCAAAAGTCCTGTCCTGTTGATTACAAGATCTACGAAGACCCTAACTCTCCAGCCTGTTTAAGATGTTTAAACTGTGTAAGAGTCTGCTCTGTAGTCAAAATAAACTATCCAACAGTTAAATTACCTAAATCTTCTGAAACTTACCACAATTAG